CTTCGTCGTCGACGACCGCATGATCCAGGGCGCCACGGGCCGGGCGGGGCGCCTGGACCACCTGCGCATCGACCCCTCGGGGCCCATCTGCGGGCTCGGCCACCGCGGCTGCGCGAGCGTCTACCTGGTGAGCAGCGCGATCGCCGCGGCGCTCGGCGCCCCCGGGACGACGTACGAGGAGGCCGTCGCCCTCGCGGAGCGCGGCAACCCCGCCGCGGTGCTGGCGTTCCGGGAGGCCGGGCGGGCGCTGGGCGTCCTGATCGCCACGGTCGCGAACACCCTCGACCCGGAGAAGATCGTGCTCACCGGCGACGGCCTCGCCGTGATGCGCCTGGCACCGGACGCGGTCTGGGCGGCCGTCGCCCACCACCGGGACCCGCAGGACGCGGTGACCCCGCTCGACGTGCAGCCGTTCGACTTCACGGAGTGGGCGCGCGCCGGGGCCGTGACGGCCATCCGGGCGTACCTCGAGTCCGCGTCCTGACCCCGGGCGGGCCCCCGCACGGCTCTCCGCCCGCCGCCGGTGGCGTGCGCGCGCGCCCGGCTTAGTTTCGTTGCTTGACAAACCAAGTCCCCGCCTTGGAGTCTGGCCGTCCACCGACATCGAGGGAGATGCTGTGACCGCGTCCTCGCACGCCGCGCCCGCTGCGCCCGCCGGAGCCCACGCCCGGCCCGTCCGACCCGTCCTGAGCGCGGGGCTCGCGTTCGGCGGCGACTACAACCCCGAGCAGTGGACGCCCGACGTCTGGCGCGAGGACGTCCGCCTCATGCAGGAGGCCGGCGTCACGATCGTCACCGTCGGCGTCTTCTCGTGGGGGCTGCTGGAGCCGCGCGAGGGCGAGTACGACTGGGACTGGCTCGACGAGGTGCTCGGCCTGCTGCACGACGCCGGGATCGCGGTCGACCTGGCGACGCCCACCGCCGCTCCCCCGAGCTGGCTCCTGCGCCGGCACCCCGAGCTCCTGCCGGTCGACGCGCACCTGGTCCCGCTGCACCCCGGCGGCCGCCTCGGCTGGTGCCCGAGCAACCGGGTGTTCCGCGAGTACGCGCTGCGGATGACCACGGCGCTGGCCGACCGCTACGGCTCGCACCCGGCGGTGCGGCTCTGGCACGTCAGCAACGAGCTGGGCGGCGGCAACGCGCGCTGCTGGTGCGACGTCTCCGCGGCGGCGTTCCGCCGCTGGCTCCGGCAGCGCCACGGCAGCCTCGACGCGCTCAACGCCGCGTGGGGCACGGCGTTCTGGGGCCACCGGTTCGGCGACTGGGAGGAGATCGAGCCGCCGCGCGGCCAGCGGGACGTGCCGAACCCCGGGCTGTTCCTCGACTACGAGCGATTCTCCTCCGACGAGCTGCTCGACCACTACCGGGCCGAGGCCGCGGTGCTGCGGGAGCGCAGCGAGGCGCCCGTCACCACGAACTTCATGGTCGGCGTCGGGCCGCACGTCGTCGACTACGCGGCCTGGGCGCGCGAGGTCGACGTCGTGGCCACCGACCACTACACGCTCGTCGCGGACCCGCGCCGCGCGCAGGACCTGGCGTTCGCCGGCGACCGCGTGCGCGGCATGTCGCGCGACCGCGCGCCGTGGCTGCTCATGGAGCACTCCACCGGGGCGCCCAGCTGGCAGGAGCGCAACCGGGCCAAGGCGCCCGGGGAGATCCTGCGCAACGCGCTCGCGCACGTCGCCCGCGGCTCCGACGGCGCCCTGTTCTTCCAGTGGCGCGCGTCGACCGCCGGGACCGAGCAGTTCCACTCGGCGATGCTGCCGCACGCCGGCACGGGCACCCGCGTCTGGCGGGAGGTCGTCGAGCTCGGGCAGGTGCTGCGGCGCCTCGCGCACGTGGCGGGGTCGCCCGTCGAGCCCGCCCGCGTCGCGCTGCTGGTCGACGACGAGTCGGGCTGGGCGCTGCAGCAGGGCCTCAAGCCGCACCGTGCCCTGCGCTACTCCCGCGAGCCCCGGCTGTGGCACGGCCTGCTGTGGGACCGTCAGGTGCTCGTGGACGTGCTGCCCGCCGACGCGGAGCTCGACGGGTACGAGCTGGTCCTGGTGCCGAACCTCTTCGTCACCGACGCGGAGCGCGCCGCCCGCCTGGAGCGGTACGTCGCGGACGGCGGCACGGCGCTCATCACGTACCTGTCGGGGATCGTCGACCGGGACTCCCGCGTGATCCCCGGCGGCTACCCCGGTGCGTACCGCGACTGGCTCGGCGTCTGGACCGAGGAGTTCCGGCCCCTGCAGCGCGACGAGGTGGTGCACCTGGACGACGGCAGCACCGTGCACGAGTGGACGGAGGACACCGTGCTGGCCGGTGCCGAGCCCGTCCTGCGCTACGCCGACGGCGACGGAGCCGGGCGCGCCGCCGTGACCCGGCACCGGCACGGCGCGGGCACCGTCTGGTACGTCGGCGCCCGGCTGGGCGAGGCCACGGCCGCCGCGGTGCTGGACCAGGTGGTCGCCGGGCTCGACCTGCGGCCCGCCGCGGAGGCGCCGCCGGGGGTCGAGGCGGTGCGCCGCCTCACGCCCGGTGGCGGCGTGCTGTTCCTGCTCAACCACACGGACGCCGACGCCGAGGTCGTCGCCGCCGGGACCGACCTCGTGACCGGCCGTGCGGTCGGCCCCGTGCTCA
This is a stretch of genomic DNA from Cellulomonas sp. ES6. It encodes these proteins:
- a CDS encoding beta-galactosidase; translated protein: MTASSHAAPAAPAGAHARPVRPVLSAGLAFGGDYNPEQWTPDVWREDVRLMQEAGVTIVTVGVFSWGLLEPREGEYDWDWLDEVLGLLHDAGIAVDLATPTAAPPSWLLRRHPELLPVDAHLVPLHPGGRLGWCPSNRVFREYALRMTTALADRYGSHPAVRLWHVSNELGGGNARCWCDVSAAAFRRWLRQRHGSLDALNAAWGTAFWGHRFGDWEEIEPPRGQRDVPNPGLFLDYERFSSDELLDHYRAEAAVLRERSEAPVTTNFMVGVGPHVVDYAAWAREVDVVATDHYTLVADPRRAQDLAFAGDRVRGMSRDRAPWLLMEHSTGAPSWQERNRAKAPGEILRNALAHVARGSDGALFFQWRASTAGTEQFHSAMLPHAGTGTRVWREVVELGQVLRRLAHVAGSPVEPARVALLVDDESGWALQQGLKPHRALRYSREPRLWHGLLWDRQVLVDVLPADAELDGYELVLVPNLFVTDAERAARLERYVADGGTALITYLSGIVDRDSRVIPGGYPGAYRDWLGVWTEEFRPLQRDEVVHLDDGSTVHEWTEDTVLAGAEPVLRYADGDGAGRAAVTRHRHGAGTVWYVGARLGEATAAAVLDQVVAGLDLRPAAEAPPGVEAVRRLTPGGGVLFLLNHTDADAEVVAAGTDLVTGRAVGPVLTLPAGGCAVVDESGAAPHATAGAAADDDTRGAR